The following are encoded in a window of Jatrophihabitans sp. genomic DNA:
- a CDS encoding LacI family DNA-binding transcriptional regulator codes for MNGRTILRDVAEAAGVSLRTASRVLNDDHRVASATRQRVQQAMRELQFQPDAMARSLRAGTDTTIGLIVESVADPFFSALTEAVEAALTVDGKSVLVASTHRDSAAERRIVDRMLQRRVGGLLISPTGDDHSWLAHTPAPVVFVDRAAYGLEADLVGIDDHRAAVEAVTHLMAHGHRRIAFVGDSPQITTSAARLAGYRDALASRGLKVQEQLVRSDCATAPDAAAATAALLELENPPTAVFSAGTRCSLGVVPTLHAHGRADIALVGFGDFAMADTLRPAITVIDHSAHAVGRAAAARLLARIADPGLQVEHLQLPVRLIQRGSGEQRP; via the coding sequence GTGAACGGCAGGACCATCCTGCGCGATGTCGCCGAGGCAGCGGGCGTGAGCCTGCGCACCGCCTCCCGGGTGCTCAACGATGACCACCGGGTGGCTTCGGCCACCAGGCAGCGCGTGCAGCAGGCGATGCGCGAACTCCAATTCCAACCGGACGCGATGGCCCGCTCGCTGCGCGCCGGCACCGACACCACGATCGGCCTGATCGTTGAGTCCGTCGCCGATCCGTTCTTCTCGGCGCTGACCGAGGCAGTCGAGGCGGCCCTCACCGTGGACGGCAAGTCGGTCCTGGTCGCCAGCACCCACCGCGACAGCGCCGCCGAGCGCCGCATCGTCGACCGGATGCTGCAACGGCGGGTCGGCGGCCTGCTGATCTCGCCGACCGGTGACGACCACAGCTGGCTCGCGCACACCCCGGCGCCCGTCGTGTTCGTCGACCGCGCCGCCTACGGCCTGGAGGCTGACCTGGTCGGGATCGATGACCATCGAGCCGCTGTCGAAGCGGTCACTCACCTCATGGCGCACGGCCACCGCCGGATCGCCTTTGTCGGTGACAGCCCTCAGATCACGACCTCCGCGGCACGCTTGGCCGGCTACCGCGATGCCCTTGCCAGCCGAGGGCTGAAGGTCCAGGAGCAGCTGGTCCGCTCCGACTGCGCGACAGCGCCGGACGCCGCGGCGGCGACGGCGGCGTTGCTGGAGCTGGAGAATCCTCCCACCGCTGTCTTCAGCGCCGGCACCCGCTGCTCACTCGGCGTCGTGCCCACCCTGCACGCGCACGGCCGCGCCGACATCGCGCTCGTCGGATTCGGCGACTTCGCCATGGCCGACACGCTGCGACCGGCGATCACCGTGATCGACCACTCCGCACACGCGGTCGGCCGCGCCGCGGCGGCTCGCCTCCTGGCTCGAATCGCCGATCCAGGTCTGCAGGTCGAACACCTCCAGCTACCGGTACGCCTGATCCAACGCGGTTCGGGGGAGCAGCGCCCGTGA
- a CDS encoding AAA family ATPase yields the protein MRPPVILVTGAPATGKSTLALALAARVTGALIDQDVATGALVEVIGSLIDVHDLDDPRLAALTRHARYETIVQLAEDNLRCGLAVVLVAPFTTERRQLGAWQRLRHRLEAAGGVPTLVWLQLEPHQILARMRARAALRDLDKLRDEPGLLARLDLDPPVGPHLRLDAEAPAEDLVDLVLTQLRSSSSSAGGKGFAIDGRGVS from the coding sequence GTGAGGCCCCCCGTGATCCTGGTGACCGGAGCCCCTGCGACCGGCAAGAGCACCCTGGCGCTCGCGCTGGCCGCGAGGGTGACCGGCGCGCTGATCGACCAGGACGTGGCCACCGGCGCACTCGTCGAGGTCATCGGCTCGCTCATCGACGTCCACGACCTGGACGACCCACGGCTTGCCGCGCTCACCCGACACGCGCGGTACGAGACGATTGTCCAGCTGGCCGAGGACAACCTGCGCTGCGGGCTGGCCGTCGTGCTGGTGGCCCCGTTCACCACCGAACGGCGTCAGCTCGGCGCGTGGCAGCGACTGCGACACCGGCTGGAGGCAGCCGGGGGAGTGCCGACTCTGGTGTGGCTGCAGCTGGAGCCGCACCAGATCCTCGCGCGGATGCGAGCGCGGGCGGCGCTGCGAGACCTCGACAAGCTCCGCGACGAGCCGGGCCTGCTAGCTCGACTGGACCTCGATCCGCCGGTGGGCCCGCACCTTCGGCTCGACGCCGAGGCGCCGGCCGAGGACTTGGTCGACCTGGTGCTGACGCAGCTCCGCTCCAGCAGCTCCAGTGCTGGCGGGAAGGGGTTTGCCATCGATGGCAGAGGCGTGTCATAG
- a CDS encoding FGGY family carbohydrate kinase — MTASSDVFLGLDLGTTTSKALVRTGDHRDIALVEAPTPWRRHPDGRTETSPEILLDLATRLIHQATSLAESAVGPVRVRGIAVAGLAESGVLLDPAGRPAAPVLAWFDRRGHQQVDRLTAANPGFAELFAAKTGLPWDCQASIAKLMWLRDNGQSIGPGARWLSVPEWIVHQLGGDQVREPSLASRTGLIDQNTGDPWLDGLSAAGLPAGLLPPELAAGQCAGRLRPELAPIGSAGAAQAALTVAGHDHPVAALGSGAVGPDELFNSSGTADVVARSLPGRLDDRQRAAVVGSGWSAGSHILPDTTLILAGVRGGLLLRRVLTSLGADSPEGRAALDRASLAVDSLPPGLEVSGAGPTGNDVAIRFGDDATPAAIWAAATRYTAAEIRTLLANIERVVGPHRRGVASGGWTRMESVRAAKASAIDNLRFSPITQPGVTGAALLAMHAVSDGSTALADFIVQASRDTDPIALHH; from the coding sequence GTGACAGCTTCCTCCGACGTCTTTCTCGGCCTCGACCTGGGAACCACGACGTCCAAGGCGCTGGTGCGCACCGGCGACCACCGCGACATCGCCCTCGTCGAGGCGCCGACGCCGTGGCGCCGCCACCCCGACGGGCGCACCGAGACCAGCCCGGAAATCCTGCTGGACCTGGCGACTCGGCTGATTCACCAGGCGACCTCCCTCGCCGAGTCCGCCGTCGGGCCGGTTCGCGTTCGGGGCATCGCGGTGGCGGGCCTGGCTGAAAGCGGCGTGCTGCTGGACCCCGCCGGACGCCCGGCGGCTCCCGTCCTCGCGTGGTTCGACCGCCGCGGTCACCAGCAGGTCGATCGGCTCACCGCAGCCAACCCCGGATTCGCCGAGCTGTTCGCCGCCAAAACCGGCCTCCCCTGGGACTGCCAGGCGAGCATCGCCAAACTGATGTGGCTGCGAGACAACGGCCAGAGCATCGGGCCGGGCGCTCGATGGCTCAGCGTCCCCGAGTGGATCGTCCACCAGCTCGGCGGTGACCAGGTCCGCGAGCCGTCGCTGGCATCGCGAACCGGTTTGATCGATCAGAACACCGGCGATCCCTGGCTGGACGGGCTCAGCGCCGCGGGACTGCCCGCGGGGCTGCTGCCGCCAGAGCTGGCCGCGGGACAGTGCGCCGGGCGGCTCCGCCCGGAGCTGGCGCCCATCGGCAGCGCCGGCGCCGCGCAGGCAGCGCTGACCGTGGCCGGCCACGATCACCCCGTCGCAGCCCTCGGCAGCGGCGCTGTCGGGCCCGACGAGCTGTTCAACTCCAGCGGCACAGCCGACGTGGTGGCCCGGTCGCTACCCGGCCGCCTGGACGACCGGCAGCGCGCAGCCGTGGTCGGCTCCGGATGGTCGGCAGGCAGCCACATCCTGCCCGACACGACACTCATCCTCGCCGGCGTGCGCGGTGGGCTGCTGCTGCGCCGCGTCCTGACCTCGCTCGGCGCCGACTCGCCAGAGGGCCGTGCCGCCCTGGACCGGGCAAGCCTGGCCGTGGACTCGTTGCCGCCGGGCCTGGAGGTCTCCGGCGCGGGTCCCACCGGCAACGACGTCGCCATCCGATTCGGCGACGACGCGACCCCCGCGGCGATCTGGGCGGCTGCCACTCGATACACCGCCGCTGAGATCAGAACGCTGTTGGCCAACATCGAACGAGTGGTCGGCCCTCACCGCCGAGGGGTGGCCTCCGGTGGCTGGACGCGAATGGAAAGCGTTCGGGCCGCGAAGGCCTCGGCGATCGACAACCTGCGCTTCTCACCTATCACCCAGCCGGGCGTCACAGGCGCTGCCCTGCTGGCCATGCACGCCGTCTCCGACGGCTCGACCGCGCTCGCCGACTTCATCGTCCAGGCAAGCCGCGACACCGACCCCATCGCACTTCACCACTAA